One Gemmatimonas sp. DNA segment encodes these proteins:
- a CDS encoding alpha/beta hydrolase-fold protein, protein MSPQFVDPSLPKRIDRWRSPALGLEMPIVSYGWRGQPILLFPTAAADFLENERFWLIKAIEPLLMQGRIRVFSIDSINKLAWMDRSLPVPEAGRRQALYSRYIEDEVVPYIRHVCGDGQARAITTGASFGCFHAANALFRRPDLFGGLIGMSGFYDLSPSYFKGYTDDNCYFNNPMWYVANMEGGALDTLRHHTRIAIVAGQGAYEKPDATRVFHDLLDRKQIGHTFDLWGHDVNHDWPWWRKMLPHYLERLGC, encoded by the coding sequence ATGTCCCCACAGTTTGTCGACCCCTCGCTGCCCAAACGGATTGATCGTTGGCGCAGCCCCGCGCTCGGTCTGGAAATGCCGATCGTGTCGTACGGATGGCGTGGTCAGCCCATCCTGCTCTTCCCCACGGCCGCCGCCGACTTTCTGGAGAACGAGCGCTTCTGGTTGATCAAAGCGATCGAGCCGCTGCTCATGCAGGGGCGCATTCGCGTGTTCTCGATCGACAGCATCAACAAGCTCGCGTGGATGGACCGTAGCTTGCCGGTGCCGGAAGCCGGCCGACGTCAGGCGCTGTACTCGCGCTACATCGAAGACGAAGTCGTGCCGTACATCCGCCATGTCTGCGGTGACGGGCAGGCGCGCGCGATTACCACCGGCGCCAGCTTCGGCTGCTTCCACGCCGCGAACGCGCTGTTCCGTCGCCCCGATCTCTTTGGCGGACTGATCGGCATGAGCGGCTTCTACGATTTGTCGCCGAGCTACTTCAAGGGCTACACCGACGACAACTGCTATTTCAACAACCCGATGTGGTACGTGGCGAACATGGAGGGCGGCGCCCTCGATACGCTGCGGCATCACACGCGGATTGCGATCGTGGCTGGGCAGGGCGCGTACGAAAAGCCCGACGCGACGCGCGTGTTCCACGACCTGCTCGATCGCAAGCAGATCGGACATACCTTCGACCTGTGGGGGCATGACGTGAACCACGACTGGCCGTGGTGGCGCAAGATGCTGCCACACTATCTGGAGCGACTCGGATGCTGA
- a CDS encoding dipeptidase, protein MLTRRIGFVVTSLGLAMSLPTTAAAQAATKKPAAPAISIKDASLEARLTYVRKLLRNTPLVDGHNDLPWAMREAAKDPLDVVAYDLRRKTAGMTDIARLRKGMVGGQFWSVYIPGEVRDSGYARIQLEQIDIAKRTIARYPDVFVPAFTAADVRKAYAQGKIGSLLGMEGGHAIENSLGALRSYYELGARYMTLTHNVTLDWADAANDVPRNNGLTAFGKEVVREMNRLGMMVDLAHTSPAVMSQALSVSEAPVIWSHAAARGVTDVPRNVPDSILSRLPKNGGVVMMTFVPGFVSQSVANYGAQVTAIRDSLIKRFPNDNDSQFKAFAPWRQAHPTPIATISDVADHLDHIKKIAGAAHVGIGGDFDGITETVQGLEDVSTYPTLFAELLKRGWTDAELKGLAGENVLRALKGAESVSALLRKTRPASTKTIQQLDGRRK, encoded by the coding sequence ATGCTGACACGCCGTATTGGGTTCGTGGTGACGAGTCTTGGGTTGGCGATGAGCCTGCCCACGACGGCCGCGGCGCAGGCCGCCACCAAGAAGCCGGCGGCCCCGGCGATCTCGATTAAGGATGCGTCGCTCGAGGCCCGCCTTACGTACGTGCGCAAGCTGTTGCGGAACACGCCGCTGGTGGACGGACACAACGATCTGCCGTGGGCGATGCGTGAAGCGGCGAAGGATCCGCTCGATGTGGTGGCGTATGATCTGCGCCGCAAGACGGCCGGCATGACCGACATCGCGCGCCTGCGCAAAGGCATGGTAGGCGGACAGTTCTGGTCGGTGTACATCCCTGGCGAAGTACGCGACTCGGGCTACGCGCGCATTCAACTCGAGCAGATCGACATCGCCAAGCGCACGATTGCGCGCTATCCGGATGTGTTCGTACCGGCGTTCACCGCGGCCGATGTGCGCAAGGCGTATGCGCAGGGGAAGATCGGCTCCCTGCTGGGCATGGAAGGCGGACACGCGATCGAGAATTCGCTGGGCGCCTTGCGCTCGTACTACGAACTCGGCGCGCGCTACATGACGCTCACGCACAATGTGACGCTCGATTGGGCCGACGCCGCGAACGATGTGCCACGCAACAACGGCCTCACCGCTTTCGGCAAGGAAGTCGTGCGCGAGATGAACCGGCTCGGCATGATGGTCGATCTGGCGCATACGTCACCGGCGGTGATGAGTCAGGCGCTGTCGGTGTCGGAAGCGCCGGTGATCTGGTCACATGCCGCGGCGCGCGGTGTCACCGATGTGCCGCGCAACGTGCCCGACTCCATTCTCTCGCGCCTGCCCAAGAACGGCGGCGTGGTGATGATGACGTTCGTGCCCGGCTTCGTGTCGCAGTCGGTGGCGAACTATGGCGCGCAGGTCACCGCCATCCGGGATTCGCTCATCAAGCGCTTCCCGAACGACAACGATTCGCAGTTCAAGGCCTTCGCGCCGTGGCGTCAGGCGCACCCCACACCGATCGCGACGATCAGTGACGTGGCCGATCATCTCGATCACATCAAGAAGATCGCCGGTGCGGCGCACGTGGGGATCGGCGGCGATTTCGACGGCATCACGGAAACCGTTCAGGGCCTCGAAGATGTCTCAACGTATCCGACGCTGTTCGCCGAACTGCTGAAGCGCGGCTGGACCGATGCGGAACTGAAGGGACTCGCCGGCGAGAACGTGCTGCGTGCCCTGAAGGGTGCTGAATCAGTATCGGCGCTGCTGCGCAAGACACGTCCCGCTTCCACGAAGACCATCCAACAACTCGACGGACGCCGAAAATGA